Proteins from a genomic interval of Euleptes europaea isolate rEulEur1 chromosome 18, rEulEur1.hap1, whole genome shotgun sequence:
- the LOC130490279 gene encoding vomeronasal type-2 receptor 26-like: protein MTCSGNISPQIPYQWYQPGEILIGGIVTHIGCTSQEVRFEWHPSQDDTCFPALVTKFYQHILALVFAIHEINKNPNILPNDTLGFHIHDSTIDPKWTYRTTLDLLFTSLELIPNYKCGTKEKVMGVIGGYRSDTSSDIALLLSRYKIPQVSFGSFESEVDNPTSLPPFYRTAPQETLQYEGIVQLFLHFGWTWVGLIAMDDEAGDQFLQAFEAMLSRNGICVAFIKKATRQILWDNIHLMLKYLDSHNTDFLDSTANAIVIHGEGVTLLWLVTIIFIPTIVMNVTGSDYVVRTSTGKLHTLIQRIAFNNSAGDEVTFNEHGQLKGGFDITNLVTFPNKSYIRVKIGRLDPQVLLSKRVIIKEDIIEWNRYLEHLPPLSVCNDYCKPGYSRKKKEGEKFCCYDCDPCPEGKISDKEDMDSCMPCSEGHYPNLGQDQCIPKIPNFLSFAEPLSMILAFLALSFSLITALVLAIFVKYKDTPIVKANNRSLTYCLLISLLLCFLCSLLFIGKPTEVTCLLRQTTFGIIFSIAVSSVLAKTVTVVVVFMASKPGNVFRKWVGKQLAYYIVISCFFVQVVICAVWLTSSPPFPDVDMHSLSREIIVQCNEGSATMFYCVLGYMGLLASVCFMVAFLARKLPDSFNEAKFITFSMLVFCSVWLSFVPTYLSTQGKNTVAVEIFSILASSSGLLGCIFFPKCYVIILRPELNRREQLIRKKH from the exons TCTTGTAACAAAGTTCTACCAGCACATCCTCGCCTTGGTGTTTGCCATCCATGAGATCAACAAGAACCCCAACATCTTGCCCAACGACACTCTTGGGTTCCACATCCATGACTCCACCATAGATCCGAAATGGACGTACAGGACTACCCTCGACCTACTCTTCACATCACTTGAACTCATCCCTAACTACAAGTGTGGCACCAAGGAAAAAGTGATGGGTGTCATTGGGGGATATAGATCTGATACCTCATCAGATATTGCACTTCTCTTAAGCCGttacaagatcccacag GTTTCATTTGGCTCATTTGAATCGGAAGTGGATAACCCAACCAGTCTCCCACCGTTTTACCGCACGGCCCCCCAGGAAACCCTTCAGTATGAGGGAATTGTCCAGTTATTTCTGCATTTTGGCTGGACATGGGTTGGGCTCATCGCAATGGATGATGAAGCTGGAGaccagtttttgcaagcatttGAGGCGATGCTTTCCAGGAATGGAATCTGTGTGGCCTTCATAAAAAAGGCTACCAGACAAATCCTGTGGGATAACATACATTTGATGCTTAAATATCTTGACAGTCATAATACTGATTTCCTGGACAGCACAGCCAATGCAATTGTTATACATGGAGAAGGTGTAACACTTCTCTGGCTGGTAACCATTATCTTTATTCCCACAATTGTAATGAATGTAACAGGTTCTGATTATGTCGTGAgaacctctacaggaaag CTCCACACACTTATTCAGAGAATTGCTTTCAACAACAGTGCCGGAGATGAAGTGACTTTTAACGAACATGGACAGTTGAAAGGGGGATTTGATATTACCAACTTGGTCACTTTTCCAAATAAGTCCTATATCAGAGTCAAGATTGGTAGGCTGGATCCTCAGGTTCTGCTTAGTAAAAGAGTCATAATCAAAGAAGACATAATTGAGTGGAACAGATACCTTGAACAT CTGCCTCCTCTGTCTGTGTGTAATGACTACTGCAAGCCAGGTTACagcaggaaaaagaaggaaggggagaaattcTGCTGCTACGATTGTGATCCGTGTCCAGAGGGGAAGATTTCAGACAAAGAGG ACATGGATTCTTGCATGCCATGCTCTGAAGGTCATTATCCAAACCTGGGACAAGATCAATGCATTCCCAAGATTCCAAACTTCCTTTCCTTTGCAGAACCCTTGAGCATGATTTTAGCCTTTTTggctctctccttttctctgatcACAGCCCTGGTGCTCGCAATCTTTGTCAAGTACAAGGACACCCCCATCGttaaagccaacaaccggagcctcacctactgtctactcatctctctcctcctatgcttcctctgctccttgctcttcATCGGAAAGCCTACTGAGGTGACCTGCCTCCTCCGACAAACgacttttggcatcatcttctccATAGCTGTTTCTTCTGTCTTGGCAAAAACTGTTACGGTCGTTGTAGTGTTTATGGCCTCTAAGCCAGGAAACGTTTTtcgaaagtgggtggggaaacaatTGGCATATTACATTGTTATCTCTTGCTTCTTTGTTCAAGTTGTCATTTGTGCTGTTTGGTTGACAtcttctcctcctttcccagATGTGGACATGCATTCACTCAGTAGAGAAATCATCGTACAATGCAATGAAGGGTCAGCCACCATGTTTTACTGTGTTTTGGGCTACATGGGCTTACTGGCCTCAGTCTGCTTCATGGTGGCTTTCCTTGCCAGAAAGTTGCCCGacagtttcaacgaagccaagttcatcaccttcagcatgttggtcttctgcagtgtttggttgtCCTTTGtccccacctacctgagcactcaaggaaaaaacacagtggccgtggagatcttctccatcttagcTTCCAGTTCTGGCTTACTAGGCTGCAtctttttccccaaatgctaTGTCATCATTCTGAGGCCTGAGCTGAACAGAAGAGAGCAGCTGATAAGGAAAAAGCATTAA